Proteins from a genomic interval of Anatilimnocola floriformis:
- a CDS encoding S1C family serine protease produces the protein MKLSAGGSWRWTVLIPLVMPVMLLGAVAAPAAERSHAKVLAAFRDVVKDPAQSTVRIFADGRKAALGAVVDQQGFVITKASELKGKIECQLQDGRRVAADIVGKDTAVDLALLKIDANKLHTINWADSSDATVGSWLITTGLEVDPVAIGVVSVGARKIAAPSGAMGVQLDQKDDVARIEKVMPDSAAERAGVLAGDTVLKVNEKEIKGRQNLIETVRNFMPGERINLLVKRGDKEMTLTVTLGNLAQLFSGGHDRADFQNNLGGQLSERKAGFSSAVQHDTVLKPTDCGGPIVDLDGKCLGINIARAGRVESYFLPASLVRQVVDKLKTAADAAQKKLTDVSAPSEATKTQ, from the coding sequence ATGAAGTTGTCAGCCGGCGGATCGTGGCGATGGACTGTGTTGATTCCCCTGGTGATGCCCGTGATGTTGCTCGGAGCGGTTGCCGCTCCCGCAGCCGAACGGTCGCACGCCAAGGTGCTGGCTGCGTTTCGCGACGTAGTAAAGGACCCCGCTCAAAGCACCGTTCGCATTTTTGCTGACGGCCGTAAAGCCGCTCTCGGCGCGGTGGTAGATCAGCAGGGCTTTGTGATCACCAAGGCCAGCGAACTGAAGGGAAAGATCGAGTGCCAGTTGCAAGACGGCCGTCGCGTGGCGGCGGACATCGTCGGCAAGGACACCGCTGTCGATCTCGCGCTGCTCAAGATCGATGCCAACAAACTGCACACCATCAACTGGGCCGACTCGTCCGACGCGACTGTCGGCAGCTGGTTGATCACGACCGGCCTCGAAGTGGATCCGGTTGCGATCGGTGTGGTAAGCGTTGGCGCTCGCAAGATCGCTGCTCCCTCGGGCGCGATGGGCGTGCAACTCGATCAAAAAGACGACGTTGCTCGCATCGAAAAGGTGATGCCCGACAGCGCCGCGGAGCGTGCCGGCGTGCTGGCCGGCGACACCGTGCTGAAGGTCAATGAAAAAGAGATCAAGGGTCGCCAAAACCTGATCGAAACGGTCCGCAATTTCATGCCCGGCGAACGGATCAATCTGCTCGTCAAACGGGGCGACAAAGAGATGACGCTCACGGTCACGCTCGGCAATCTGGCTCAGCTCTTCAGCGGTGGTCACGACCGGGCCGACTTTCAGAATAACCTCGGCGGTCAGTTGAGCGAACGCAAAGCCGGCTTCTCGTCGGCCGTTCAACACGACACCGTCCTCAAGCCGACCGACTGCGGCGGCCCGATTGTCGATCTCGATGGCAAGTGCCTGGGCATCAACATCGCTCGCGCCGGCCGCGTCGAAAGCTACTTCCTACCGGCTTCGCTCGTCCGCCAGGTGGTCGACAAACTGAAAACGGCAGCCGATGCCGCTCAGAAAAAACTGACCGACGTTTCGGCTCCTTCGGAAGCAACGAAGACCCAGTAA
- a CDS encoding S1C family serine protease, translating into MSRPLCRSWLLGCWALLAIPAFHSALLAQEKPAAPPQPVAAEVKPADAAAPEVIDPKLAKIFAGSNPTGTADLKLMQDHVRKITAKLQAATVGVTVGNAQGSGVIMNKEGFVLTAAHVSGQPKRQVIFQLADGRKLSGETLGLDRSTDGGLMKITEGKDFPHLDMGDSAALREGQWVLATGHPGGFQSDRQPVLRLGRLLLVERTVLTTDCTLVGGDSGGPLFDMEGKIIGINSRIATPLTANMHVPVNTFKETWDRLNKGEAWGHFPGQEPYLGVRGEKDAKNAKIAHIFPSSPADKAGLKVGDVIEKFGEHDITDFPSLSTHVQERQPGDRIKVKVKRGEESVELRLVLGKKGE; encoded by the coding sequence ATGTCGCGGCCCTTGTGCCGCAGTTGGTTGCTGGGTTGCTGGGCTTTGCTCGCGATTCCGGCCTTTCATTCCGCTCTCTTGGCTCAAGAGAAGCCGGCAGCGCCGCCGCAACCGGTGGCCGCCGAAGTCAAACCGGCCGATGCTGCGGCGCCAGAGGTCATCGATCCCAAGCTGGCCAAAATCTTTGCCGGCAGCAATCCGACCGGCACGGCCGATCTGAAGTTGATGCAGGACCACGTCCGTAAGATCACCGCCAAGCTGCAAGCCGCCACCGTCGGCGTGACTGTCGGCAATGCGCAAGGAAGCGGCGTGATCATGAATAAAGAAGGCTTTGTGCTGACGGCGGCCCACGTGTCGGGTCAGCCCAAGCGGCAAGTGATTTTTCAGCTGGCGGATGGCCGCAAATTGTCGGGCGAAACGCTCGGTCTCGATCGCAGCACCGACGGCGGGCTGATGAAAATCACCGAGGGCAAAGATTTTCCACATCTCGACATGGGCGACTCGGCGGCCTTGCGTGAGGGCCAATGGGTGCTCGCCACCGGGCATCCCGGCGGCTTTCAATCCGATCGTCAGCCGGTGCTGCGGTTGGGGCGATTGCTGCTCGTTGAGCGCACAGTGCTGACGACCGATTGCACGCTCGTCGGCGGCGATTCGGGCGGCCCACTGTTCGATATGGAAGGCAAAATCATCGGTATCAACAGCCGCATCGCCACGCCGCTGACGGCCAACATGCATGTGCCGGTCAATACGTTCAAGGAAACCTGGGACCGTCTGAACAAAGGTGAGGCCTGGGGGCATTTTCCCGGACAAGAGCCTTATCTGGGCGTCCGTGGCGAGAAGGATGCCAAAAATGCCAAAATCGCTCACATCTTTCCGAGCTCTCCGGCAGACAAAGCGGGTTTAAAGGTGGGCGACGTGATCGAGAAGTTTGGCGAGCACGACATTACGGATTTTCCATCTCTTTCCACGCACGTTCAGGAGCGCCAGCCTGGCGACCGCATCAAAGTAAAAGTGAAGCGGGGCGAGGAGAGCGTCGAACTTCGTTTGGTGCTGGGAAAGAAGGGGGAATAA
- a CDS encoding M16 family metallopeptidase — MALEFRKQTLDNGLTIVAECNPQAYSASYAFFVKTGARDENDAVSGVSHFLEHMVFKGTPTRTSLDVNRELDELTSSSNAFTNEEQTVYYATTLPEDQPKIVALLADILRPSLRQDDFDTEKQVILKEIAKYEDEPPFNAHEKCMALHFGQHPLGRSVLGTVESIEKLQRDQMLAYFEERYSPRNIVLSAAGNVDFAGLVAAAEKNCGSWKAFPTQRKLEAAVPQQRFAIYEKSTAVQQYVIQAGSAPAAEDDERYAARLMTTIIGDDSGSRLFWELVDTGAAECAAISAAEYQGSGMYMSFLCCAPDEAQDNFDHMTEVLAEAQDGGVTEEELEQAKNKVCAQIVLQAERPASRMFSVGNGWVQRQQYKTVRETVAAYRNVTVADIRRILDRYPLNKMSTVAIGPCKTLKV; from the coding sequence ATGGCACTGGAATTTCGTAAGCAAACGCTCGACAACGGACTCACCATCGTCGCCGAATGCAACCCGCAGGCGTACTCGGCTTCGTATGCTTTCTTTGTGAAGACCGGCGCCCGCGACGAAAACGATGCCGTCAGCGGCGTGAGCCACTTCCTCGAACACATGGTCTTTAAAGGGACGCCGACCCGCACCTCGCTCGACGTGAATCGCGAGCTCGACGAACTCACCAGTTCGAGCAATGCCTTCACCAACGAAGAGCAAACTGTCTACTACGCCACGACCCTGCCCGAAGATCAGCCGAAGATCGTTGCCCTCCTCGCCGACATCCTCCGCCCCTCGCTGCGGCAGGATGATTTCGATACCGAGAAGCAAGTCATTCTCAAAGAAATCGCCAAGTACGAAGACGAGCCGCCGTTCAACGCTCATGAAAAGTGCATGGCCCTCCACTTTGGTCAGCACCCGCTCGGCCGCAGCGTGCTTGGCACGGTCGAGAGCATTGAGAAGCTGCAGCGCGATCAAATGCTGGCTTACTTCGAAGAGCGTTACAGCCCGCGGAACATCGTGCTCTCTGCCGCCGGCAATGTCGACTTCGCCGGTCTGGTCGCCGCAGCAGAGAAGAACTGTGGCAGTTGGAAAGCCTTTCCCACGCAGCGCAAGCTCGAAGCCGCCGTGCCACAGCAGCGCTTTGCCATCTATGAAAAGAGCACTGCCGTTCAGCAGTACGTGATCCAAGCCGGCAGTGCCCCCGCCGCCGAAGACGATGAGCGTTACGCCGCCCGCCTGATGACCACGATCATCGGCGACGACAGCGGCAGCCGACTCTTCTGGGAACTCGTCGACACCGGTGCCGCCGAGTGCGCCGCCATCAGCGCCGCCGAGTATCAAGGGTCCGGCATGTATATGTCGTTCCTCTGCTGTGCTCCCGATGAAGCGCAAGACAATTTCGATCACATGACCGAAGTTCTCGCCGAAGCTCAGGACGGCGGCGTAACCGAGGAGGAACTCGAGCAAGCCAAGAACAAAGTCTGCGCCCAAATCGTCCTGCAAGCCGAACGCCCCGCCAGCCGCATGTTCAGCGTCGGCAACGGCTGGGTGCAACGCCAACAATACAAAACCGTTCGCGAAACGGTGGCTGCCTATCGCAACGTCACCGTCGCCGACATCCGCCGCATTCTCGACCGCTATCCGCTCAACAAAATGTCGACGGTCGCCATCGGGCCATGCAAGACGCTTAAAGTTTAG
- a CDS encoding DUF1559 family PulG-like putative transporter: MQRATSWRWEWVVIGLIVLVFFALSPPLILRARELQRRNACGDNLKGLMIGLQNYHDTFLYLPYGAQSRQSGEELSMGKSWLLASSPFLDGNRKIYDQAVAAEVADVKNDYASAAVLRALDRPKIGIFLCPSSPLPALELVQGVEATIPSYVGLMGADPRLPSSEELSPSMGDKAFTEGRIARGVSNGDQFSSGGMLTINESFTFAACIDGIANTVVLGETSNWYQQDGKNYRIDGARGAHWMSGTNLPGRPEFREGKFPGKAYNLTALRFPVGTDGTALNSPRIGSGDTGIAEDHGANNPLVSAHAGGVMVAFLDGHTLLLSKQTDLYIQKRLVTRDDNGGACGDD; this comes from the coding sequence ATGCAACGCGCAACTTCTTGGCGCTGGGAATGGGTTGTCATTGGCTTGATTGTGTTGGTTTTCTTCGCGCTGAGCCCGCCGCTCATCCTGCGTGCTCGCGAGCTACAGCGCCGCAATGCCTGCGGCGACAATCTCAAAGGGCTCATGATTGGTTTGCAGAATTATCACGACACGTTTTTATATTTGCCGTACGGGGCGCAGTCGCGCCAGAGCGGTGAAGAGTTGAGCATGGGCAAATCGTGGTTGCTGGCCAGTTCGCCGTTCTTGGATGGCAACCGCAAGATTTATGACCAGGCCGTTGCCGCGGAAGTGGCGGATGTGAAGAACGACTATGCCAGCGCAGCCGTGCTGCGTGCGCTCGACCGGCCCAAGATCGGCATCTTCCTCTGCCCGTCGAGTCCACTCCCTGCGCTCGAGTTGGTGCAGGGAGTCGAGGCCACCATCCCTTCGTACGTTGGTTTGATGGGCGCAGATCCGCGCTTGCCCAGCAGTGAGGAGCTTTCGCCAAGCATGGGAGACAAAGCCTTCACGGAAGGGCGGATTGCACGAGGCGTGAGCAACGGCGATCAGTTCAGCTCTGGCGGCATGCTGACGATCAACGAGAGCTTCACCTTCGCCGCTTGCATCGATGGGATTGCGAATACGGTCGTGCTCGGCGAGACATCGAACTGGTATCAGCAAGATGGAAAGAATTATCGGATCGATGGCGCACGGGGCGCGCACTGGATGTCGGGAACGAACTTACCGGGACGGCCTGAGTTTCGTGAGGGTAAGTTTCCCGGCAAGGCCTACAATCTCACTGCGCTGCGGTTTCCGGTCGGCACCGATGGGACGGCGTTGAATTCGCCGCGGATCGGCAGCGGCGACACGGGCATTGCCGAAGATCACGGCGCAAACAATCCACTCGTCTCGGCGCATGCGGGGGGCGTGATGGTGGCATTTCTTGATGGCCACACGTTGCTGCTTTCGAAGCAGACTGACCTGTATATCCAGAAACGGCTCGTCACCCGCGACGATAATGGCGGGGCATGCGGCGATGACTAA
- a CDS encoding OmpH family outer membrane protein codes for MFSPRSLHRLAVIAICCLLPIAAVAQDKSFPVAVINLDKVFNNYKKHALRLQPLRENAKELDESVQVRQVEIETTLNQLRKAMPGSQEQVRIQQTLLKLQNDLRIFVETERAKLQKREVGILITTQKDVDEQIKKICQDRGLKLVLRQNSAADESQPLPEILKNLNRDVVYQDGLDITDDVLNALNEKKPDGT; via the coding sequence ATGTTCTCCCCTCGTTCACTTCATCGCCTTGCGGTGATTGCTATCTGCTGCCTGCTCCCCATCGCAGCCGTCGCGCAAGACAAATCTTTCCCCGTCGCCGTCATCAATCTCGATAAGGTTTTCAACAACTACAAGAAGCACGCCCTGCGTTTGCAGCCGCTGCGTGAGAACGCCAAGGAACTCGACGAGTCGGTGCAAGTGCGCCAAGTCGAAATCGAAACCACGCTCAACCAACTCCGCAAAGCCATGCCCGGCTCGCAGGAACAAGTTCGCATCCAGCAGACGCTCCTCAAGCTGCAAAACGACCTCCGCATCTTTGTCGAAACCGAACGGGCAAAATTGCAAAAGCGAGAAGTCGGCATCCTTATCACCACGCAAAAAGACGTCGACGAACAGATCAAAAAAATCTGCCAGGACCGCGGCCTCAAGCTTGTCCTCCGCCAGAACAGTGCAGCCGACGAGAGTCAGCCGCTGCCGGAGATCCTCAAGAATCTCAATCGCGACGTCGTTTATCAGGACGGCCTCGACATTACCGACGACGTCCTCAATGCACTAAACGAAAAGAAGCCTGACGGAACTTAA
- a CDS encoding OmpH family outer membrane protein produces the protein MRQLSWKVLCLAALAAAVAWKLADLAQAAPEGADTVKLPPSVVAVIDVAKVFEKADSQITKMKELKADVDTFDAAVKTAAAEIKESEEKRKLLPAGSDEAAQAELQNKQQVLAMQSKIAQKKAEFLKREGEVYFDTYTEMERAIKLVARKRGVTMVIRQGNETMNRGDRDSVLKGVNRAIVYAHEDNDVTEAVIAAMKP, from the coding sequence ATGCGTCAGTTATCCTGGAAGGTTCTGTGTCTGGCTGCGCTCGCAGCCGCTGTTGCCTGGAAGCTCGCCGATCTGGCGCAGGCCGCGCCCGAGGGCGCCGATACAGTGAAGTTGCCGCCTTCTGTGGTCGCGGTCATCGACGTCGCCAAGGTCTTCGAAAAGGCGGACAGTCAGATCACGAAGATGAAGGAACTCAAAGCGGACGTCGACACCTTCGACGCCGCCGTAAAAACCGCCGCCGCTGAAATCAAAGAGTCCGAAGAGAAACGCAAGTTATTACCGGCCGGCAGCGACGAAGCGGCGCAGGCCGAATTGCAGAACAAGCAGCAAGTCCTGGCGATGCAATCCAAGATCGCACAAAAAAAAGCCGAGTTTCTCAAACGCGAGGGCGAAGTCTATTTCGATACTTACACCGAAATGGAACGGGCCATCAAACTGGTCGCCCGCAAGCGTGGCGTGACCATGGTCATTCGCCAGGGGAACGAAACCATGAACCGCGGCGACCGCGACAGCGTCCTCAAAGGAGTCAACCGCGCGATCGTCTATGCGCACGAAGACAACGATGTGACCGAAGCGGTTATTGCTGCCATGAAGCCGTAA
- a CDS encoding DUF1559 domain-containing protein, whose protein sequence is MSRPNLSRRAFTLVELLVVIAIIGVLVALLLPAVQSAREAARRMQCSNNVKQIMLSMHHFHDTYLVLPPGAVRGASITPAHSKFNIPVNIKHGWAPFILPFMEQKNLSDKYRYDLDWTDAGNLPVVETHLKVFICPSTPDQKRYDVPRSSVSDYGILNGIDAAGLNPYGLVDRGTVAVSGQGVMKVNEMIRFAEITDGLSNTFWLDEDCGRPKRYRRGLKLQPTLQNGNGSAFADTNEHIIHGATVTGSPQTGPYAINATNEDEMFSFHPAGVMAGFGDGSVRFLQDSIDIKVAGAMVTRGGGEIIP, encoded by the coding sequence ATGTCTCGCCCGAATTTGTCTCGCCGCGCATTCACGCTGGTCGAGTTGCTTGTCGTCATCGCCATTATCGGCGTGCTGGTCGCGCTGCTGCTTCCCGCCGTGCAATCGGCTCGCGAAGCCGCGCGGCGAATGCAGTGCAGCAACAACGTCAAGCAGATCATGCTCTCGATGCACCATTTTCACGATACGTACCTGGTGCTGCCGCCCGGCGCCGTGCGCGGTGCGTCGATTACTCCTGCACACAGCAAGTTCAACATTCCGGTGAACATCAAGCACGGCTGGGCGCCGTTCATCTTGCCGTTCATGGAACAGAAGAATTTGTCCGACAAGTATCGTTACGATCTCGATTGGACCGACGCCGGCAACTTGCCAGTTGTCGAAACGCACCTCAAAGTTTTCATCTGCCCCTCGACCCCCGACCAGAAGCGCTACGATGTGCCCCGCTCGTCAGTTTCGGACTACGGCATTTTGAACGGCATTGATGCTGCTGGCCTGAATCCTTACGGCCTGGTCGATCGCGGCACGGTGGCCGTGAGCGGCCAAGGCGTGATGAAGGTAAATGAAATGATCCGCTTCGCCGAGATCACCGACGGCTTGTCGAATACCTTCTGGCTCGATGAAGATTGCGGTCGGCCGAAGCGCTATCGCCGCGGCTTGAAACTGCAGCCCACCCTGCAAAACGGCAACGGCAGCGCCTTTGCCGACACCAACGAGCACATCATTCACGGCGCGACGGTCACGGGCAGCCCACAAACCGGGCCCTATGCCATCAACGCGACTAACGAAGACGAAATGTTCAGCTTTCATCCTGCCGGCGTGATGGCTGGCTTTGGCGATGGCTCGGTTCGGTTCTTGCAAGACTCCATCGACATAAAAGTGGCCGGCGCGATGGTCACTCGTGGCGGCGGCGAAATCATCCCGTAG
- a CDS encoding sialidase family protein, which yields MKIHIALCALLLATSSLVAAEPDKALLDLSLVPPELNYKPGPQYDDQVRTGNMIIGIDRTPKGRLWACWVGNGDNPNGFFMLATSDDGGSTWSKPRLVIDPTDPPNAPQRRALVGNLWTDPQGRLWLFFDQSLGYFDGRGGDWYIRCDNPDADEPKWTEPVRFADGCTLCKPTVLKNGDWLLPVSLWTRDRIGPELFKESHRDLDVIRMANVYASADQGKTWTRRGGVAFPESHFDEHMIVEKNDSKLWMLARTKEGLHESFSSDQGKTWSAPQQSEIKNLSARFFIRRLQSGKLLLVKNGPVDVRLTRRSNMCAYLSSDDGETWSKPLLLDDRGLVSYPDGFQAPDGQIHILYDWNRHTDAEILLAKFREEDIVAGKFSSPGAKAKMLVNKAHSPHAPKEIVPDPKWTAQAAIDAKEDFSSIPYDGVKPNSMVCDTTLRELPDGSWILFMLAGGDKEPSPDNYTGVTRSNDKGKTWSKLERFDVGFPREGKTIGQGPTELMIRDGRATLFFSTHSKHWNSDWRSWFLTSDDSFKTRSKPFEVPGRLKERTFIRNHIVTRDGRILLPFQHYIGPEDQQDRPPLDRDFTNPRNGVLLSSDGGKTWSEHGNVRLTPNDRYFGWAESNLVELASGKIGMIIRGDGLGGFLYAAYSKDGKAWPEYASATKIPNPGSKATLYSLGGDTVALLHNPNSKHRSPMALWISFDGMKTWPYQRVLQAESVDGPKGRMNYPDGFVSADKQWLHFAFDDNRHRAVHYSAKLPPLAK from the coding sequence ATGAAAATTCATATCGCTCTTTGCGCATTGCTGCTTGCAACTTCGTCACTCGTTGCCGCGGAGCCCGATAAGGCTCTGCTCGATCTTTCGCTCGTGCCGCCCGAACTCAATTACAAGCCTGGGCCGCAGTACGACGATCAGGTGCGAACGGGCAACATGATCATCGGCATCGATCGCACGCCGAAGGGGCGGTTGTGGGCGTGCTGGGTCGGCAATGGCGATAATCCGAATGGCTTCTTCATGCTCGCCACCAGCGATGATGGCGGCAGCACGTGGTCAAAGCCCAGACTCGTGATTGATCCGACCGATCCGCCGAACGCGCCGCAGCGACGAGCGCTGGTTGGCAATCTGTGGACCGATCCGCAGGGGCGGTTGTGGTTGTTCTTCGATCAAAGCCTCGGTTACTTCGATGGCCGGGGCGGTGATTGGTACATTCGCTGTGATAATCCCGATGCCGACGAGCCGAAGTGGACCGAGCCGGTGCGATTTGCCGATGGCTGCACGCTTTGCAAACCCACGGTGCTGAAAAATGGCGATTGGCTGTTGCCCGTTTCGCTCTGGACCCGCGATCGCATCGGCCCGGAGCTGTTTAAAGAATCGCATCGCGATCTCGATGTCATTCGAATGGCCAACGTCTATGCCTCGGCCGATCAGGGAAAGACTTGGACGCGACGCGGCGGCGTGGCGTTTCCGGAATCGCATTTCGACGAGCACATGATCGTCGAAAAGAACGACAGCAAACTCTGGATGCTTGCGCGGACGAAAGAAGGACTGCACGAAAGTTTTTCCAGCGATCAGGGGAAAACTTGGAGCGCGCCGCAGCAATCGGAGATCAAGAATCTAAGTGCGCGTTTTTTCATTCGCCGATTACAGTCGGGCAAGCTGTTGCTGGTGAAGAATGGTCCTGTCGACGTGCGTCTGACGCGACGGTCGAACATGTGCGCTTATCTTTCGAGCGACGACGGCGAGACCTGGAGCAAGCCGCTGCTGCTCGATGACCGCGGGCTGGTGAGTTACCCCGATGGCTTTCAGGCGCCGGATGGACAGATCCATATTCTCTACGACTGGAACCGTCACACCGATGCGGAGATTCTGCTCGCCAAGTTCCGCGAGGAAGACATCGTGGCTGGCAAGTTTTCTTCACCGGGCGCGAAGGCGAAGATGCTCGTCAACAAAGCCCATTCGCCGCACGCGCCGAAGGAGATTGTGCCTGATCCGAAGTGGACTGCGCAGGCAGCCATCGATGCCAAGGAAGATTTCTCGAGCATCCCGTACGACGGCGTGAAACCGAATAGCATGGTGTGCGACACGACGCTGCGCGAGCTGCCCGATGGCTCGTGGATTCTGTTTATGCTCGCCGGCGGCGACAAAGAGCCGTCGCCGGATAACTACACCGGCGTGACGCGCAGCAATGACAAAGGCAAAACGTGGTCGAAGCTGGAGCGATTCGACGTTGGCTTTCCACGCGAAGGAAAAACGATCGGCCAGGGTCCAACGGAGCTGATGATTCGCGATGGTCGGGCGACTTTGTTCTTCTCGACGCATTCGAAGCACTGGAACAGCGATTGGCGAAGTTGGTTTCTGACGAGCGACGATTCGTTTAAGACTCGGAGCAAGCCGTTTGAAGTGCCGGGTCGATTGAAAGAGCGAACATTCATTCGAAATCACATCGTCACACGCGATGGCAGGATTCTGTTGCCGTTTCAGCATTACATCGGCCCGGAAGATCAGCAGGATCGGCCGCCGCTGGATCGCGATTTCACCAACCCGCGCAACGGCGTACTGCTGAGCAGCGACGGCGGGAAGACTTGGAGCGAGCATGGCAACGTGCGACTCACGCCCAACGATCGTTACTTCGGCTGGGCCGAGAGTAATCTCGTCGAACTCGCCAGCGGCAAGATCGGCATGATCATTCGCGGCGATGGTCTCGGCGGATTTCTTTACGCCGCATATTCAAAAGACGGTAAGGCATGGCCGGAGTACGCGAGCGCGACGAAGATTCCGAATCCCGGCAGCAAGGCGACGCTCTATTCACTCGGCGGCGACACTGTCGCGCTGTTGCACAACCCGAACTCGAAACATCGCAGTCCGATGGCGTTGTGGATCAGTTTCGACGGCATGAAGACCTGGCCGTATCAGCGCGTGCTGCAAGCCGAGAGCGTCGATGGGCCGAAGGGGCGCATGAATTATCCCGATGGCTTTGTGAGTGCGGATAAACAGTGGTTGCATTTTGCCTTCGACGACAACCGGCATCGGGCCGTGCATTACAGCGCGAAGCTGCCGCCGTTGGCGAAGTAG
- a CDS encoding sialate O-acetylesterase, with product MLTRRFFAAFAALAVIAAANFASAETKLPAKDKFHLFLLVGQSNMAGRGKVEDEDKRPDPRVLALNKAGEWVPAVDPIHFDKGAAGVGLGKSFGLQIAEANPGITIGLIPCAVGGSPIDSWKPGEFYKPTNSHPWDDAIKRAKLAVEKGTLKGILWHQGESDSNAKLAPTYDAKLQDLVKRFRAELGSDVPFLVGQIGQFEDVPWDEYNRQVDQAHQNLSKHVVNAAYVSAAGLKHKGDKVHFDSASLREFGKRYAEAFTKLTK from the coding sequence ATGCTCACCCGCCGCTTCTTCGCTGCGTTCGCCGCCCTAGCCGTTATCGCCGCCGCCAATTTCGCCTCGGCTGAAACGAAACTTCCCGCCAAGGACAAGTTCCACCTCTTTCTGCTCGTTGGTCAATCGAACATGGCCGGCCGCGGCAAGGTCGAGGATGAAGACAAACGGCCGGACCCGCGCGTCCTCGCGTTGAACAAAGCGGGCGAATGGGTTCCCGCCGTCGACCCGATCCATTTCGACAAAGGCGCCGCCGGCGTCGGTCTGGGGAAATCGTTCGGTTTGCAGATCGCCGAGGCCAACCCCGGCATTACGATTGGTCTCATTCCCTGCGCGGTCGGCGGCTCGCCTATCGACAGCTGGAAGCCGGGGGAGTTTTACAAACCGACCAACAGCCATCCCTGGGACGACGCCATCAAGCGCGCCAAGCTTGCCGTGGAGAAGGGAACGCTCAAGGGCATTCTCTGGCATCAAGGCGAATCGGACTCGAATGCCAAACTCGCGCCGACCTACGATGCCAAGCTGCAGGACTTGGTGAAACGTTTCCGCGCCGAGCTCGGCAGCGACGTGCCGTTCCTCGTCGGTCAGATTGGCCAATTTGAAGACGTGCCGTGGGACGAATACAACCGCCAGGTCGACCAGGCCCACCAGAACTTGTCCAAGCACGTCGTCAACGCGGCTTACGTCTCCGCTGCCGGCCTGAAGCACAAGGGAGACAAAGTCCACTTCGACAGCGCCAGTCTGCGTGAGTTTGGCAAACGTTATGCGGAAGCGTTTACGAAGCTGACGAAGTGA
- a CDS encoding TraR/DksA family transcriptional regulator, which produces MRTRELEQYRQQLHILRERLLGVVTAVTAQAMQPSGGQGESELSNAPMHLADMGTEEYLHDLNATLLENEEDLAAEVQAAIERLDDGTFGVCDNCDQDIVPERLQAMPFVRHCVVCAEAIDHRERSNFNLGRPMSPRDTLAPEGEMHENRSGIAATLADFDSQDAQEYLDDIHAAGTAGGGTAVGGLAGTNIGRGEPSISDLQEATGSGDFDRVDARDEDDDAPLAARNGSAIRGAPKNQRPR; this is translated from the coding sequence ATGAGAACGCGGGAGTTAGAACAATATCGTCAGCAATTGCACATCCTCCGCGAGCGATTGCTAGGGGTTGTAACTGCGGTTACCGCGCAAGCAATGCAGCCGAGCGGCGGCCAGGGTGAATCAGAATTGTCCAATGCCCCCATGCATTTAGCCGATATGGGAACCGAAGAATACCTGCACGATTTGAACGCGACGTTGCTCGAAAACGAAGAAGACCTCGCTGCTGAAGTACAAGCTGCCATCGAGCGCCTCGACGATGGCACCTTCGGCGTGTGCGACAACTGCGATCAAGACATTGTTCCCGAGCGGCTCCAAGCCATGCCGTTTGTGCGACATTGTGTCGTGTGTGCCGAAGCCATCGATCATCGCGAGCGAAGCAACTTTAATCTCGGCCGGCCAATGTCGCCGCGCGATACGCTCGCGCCCGAAGGCGAGATGCACGAGAATCGCTCGGGAATTGCAGCCACGCTAGCAGACTTCGATTCGCAGGATGCTCAAGAGTATCTCGACGACATCCACGCAGCAGGAACCGCCGGCGGCGGCACTGCAGTCGGCGGCTTGGCCGGTACGAACATCGGTCGCGGTGAACCAAGTATCAGCGATCTACAAGAAGCGACCGGCAGTGGCGACTTCGATCGTGTCGATGCACGTGATGAAGATGATGACGCACCACTTGCCGCGCGGAATGGCTCTGCGATTCGTGGAGCGCCGAAGAATCAACGGCCGCGGTGA